From Xenopus laevis strain J_2021 chromosome 7L, Xenopus_laevis_v10.1, whole genome shotgun sequence, one genomic window encodes:
- the cdc42.L gene encoding cell division cycle 42 L homeolog isoform X2, with translation MQTIKCVVVGDGAVGKTCLLISYTTNKFPSEYVPTVFDNYAVTVMIGGEPYTLGLFDTAGQEDYDRLRPLSYPQTDVFLVCFSVVSPSSFENVKEKWVPEITHHCPKTPFLLVGTQIDLRDDPSTIEKLAKNKQKPITPETAEKLARDLKAVKYVECSALTQKGLKNVFDEAILAALEPPEPKKKRKCMLL, from the exons ATGCAGACAATTAAATGTGTAGTCGTTGGTGATGGTGCTGTGGGTAAAACATGTCTCCTTATCTCATACACAACAAACAAGTTCCCTTCTGAGTATGTACCAACG gtttttgacAATTATGCCGTAACAGTTATGATCGGAGGGGAACCATACACCCTAGGGTTATTTGATACCGCAG GACAGGAAGATTATGATAGATTACGACCTCTTAGCTATCCACAGACAGACGTGTTTCTAGTTTGTTTCTCAGTCGTCTCTCCATCTTCATTTGAAAATGTGAAAGAAAAG TGGGTACCTGAAATCACTCATCACTGTCCCAAAACTCCATTTCTGCTGGTTGGCACCCAGATAGATTTAAGAGATGATCCTTCAACAATTGAGAAACTggcaaaaaacaaacagaaaccaATCACTCCAGAGACAGCCGAGAAACTGGCCCGTGATTTAAAGGCAGTTAAATATGTGGAGTGTTCTGCACTCACACAG AAAGGCCTAAAGAACGTATTTGACGAAGCGATATTGGCCGCCTTGGAACCCCCGGAGCCCAAGAAGAAACGCAAGTGTATGCTGCTATGA
- the cdc42.L gene encoding cell division cycle 42 L homeolog isoform X1, translating to MQTIKCVVVGDGAVGKTCLLISYTTNKFPSEYVPTVFDNYAVTVMIGGEPYTLGLFDTAGQEDYDRLRPLSYPQTDVFLVCFSVVSPSSFENVKEKWVPEITHHCPKTPFLLVGTQIDLRDDPSTIEKLAKNKQKPITPETAEKLARDLKAVKYVECSALTQRGLKNVFDEAILAALEPPETQPKRKCCIF from the exons ATGCAGACAATTAAATGTGTAGTCGTTGGTGATGGTGCTGTGGGTAAAACATGTCTCCTTATCTCATACACAACAAACAAGTTCCCTTCTGAGTATGTACCAACG gtttttgacAATTATGCCGTAACAGTTATGATCGGAGGGGAACCATACACCCTAGGGTTATTTGATACCGCAG GACAGGAAGATTATGATAGATTACGACCTCTTAGCTATCCACAGACAGACGTGTTTCTAGTTTGTTTCTCAGTCGTCTCTCCATCTTCATTTGAAAATGTGAAAGAAAAG TGGGTACCTGAAATCACTCATCACTGTCCCAAAACTCCATTTCTGCTGGTTGGCACCCAGATAGATTTAAGAGATGATCCTTCAACAATTGAGAAACTggcaaaaaacaaacagaaaccaATCACTCCAGAGACAGCCGAGAAACTGGCCCGTGATTTAAAGGCAGTTAAATATGTGGAGTGTTCTGCACTCACACAG AGAGGTCTGAAGAATGTGTTTGATGAGGCTATCCTAGCTGCCCTCGAGCCTCCGGAAACTCAGCCAAAAAGGAAGTGCTGTATATTCTAA